Part of the Plasmodium falciparum 3D7 genome assembly, chromosome: 10 genome, atattttatgaacaaaaaaaaaaaagaatattatttttttataatacaatattgttatttatattatataatatatatattatatatatatatatatatatatatatatatatatatatatatatatatatatgtatgtaatgtattttatattgaaaaaaaaatatattaaaattaaaataattattctttcatatgaagaaatatatattatgcttttgtatgaaaaaagaacaagtattttttttttttttttttttttttttttttttgttctccttgtcaataaaatatatttaattttatttataaatatctcatatttctttatttgtacatttttttttttttttttaaaatatatataattatatatacatatacatatataaattttttatgattattattatatattattatttgagaacaaaaaaaattttattattattatgtatatatatatatatatatatatatttttttatatatatataatatatttatgtataaactttatattttaatatatacatgtttaaatgtatttattattatatattttttcatatatataaattatattattatataattaaagagagatattattgtttttcaataaattatgaaaaatagaaagttatatattttatgttgacaataatatgaaatatatacatacatatatattatatatatatatttatgattttttgttttatacaGAAAgatattatgttttttattttattttgatatacattatatgtgtatacataaaataatccatatatattagtAAAGACAACATAgaatagaataaaataaaataaagtaacTATGATACTAATATGAACATCTTCTaaacataatatacaaaataaagatgaataaataaaaaaacaaaaataaaataaatatatatatatatatatatataatatatacatatgcatATTACATCATACCGTTTAAATATATCCCATTgtggaatatataaaattttccgttttaaaaaatacacatctaaattatatatatatatatatatatatatatatatacattatatatatatcaaattatACATTTCTGGAAAAGTGTTATAATTTGTAGAAatgtaaaatttttaaataatattatttttatagatattgtaaaaaaaaaaaaatttcatctTAACAAAAgtataagaaataataaattgcaaaaataataataattgttattatatttgtatgttatatatatatgtaattgaaaataatttaataattatatatatatatatattatatatatgtattttttttttttttttttttttttttttttaataattatcataaaaatagaaaaaaaaaaaatttgcaTATTGTTTATTGCTTTTATGTttgcattttttatatttttttaatattatttttgagTGTGTtaattgtaaaaaataaaatatatatatatatatgtatatttatttaatttttaaaatgtaaatatccacctaatgtatatattttacgtgttataatatatgtatatattttaatttttatcatattattattttttttatatatatttattttttcgttcatttttttgaatattcatcttattttattatatattttttcatgatagatttttaaaaagaataaaaaaaataatactttgttaaaaatatgtaacgatttataaatatgtgaatatatgcaatataaaaaatttaatattacatcatgtgtataaataaaatataataaaaatatatatatatatatatatatttttatatttattatattttatatatatatatatatattttttttttttttttttttttcatttttgtgaaattggaaattaaaaaaaaaaaaataaaaaaaaatacacaattataaaaaaatatatatgtatatttatatatttatatgtatatttatatttatatatatatttatttatatatgtatgtataattgtatttttttactcttgtatataatacataacaATAAAGATGATACATGAtgttttgatatattattattcacatatgaagtagtatatatatatttatttatatatatatatatttttatttatatatacgaatagaactatattttttaatattatatattttttttaatgtgaggaataaaaaaaaaaaaaaatgagtaTACGATTGTTGTGTGAGGTAATAGCTATGCTGTTattacatttaattttttataaggtGTCGATATACTATTTACTTCGGCATTTAGACATTTTAAATCAttctaataaatttaataagaatatattttttataacatgtTTAATTTGTATgtctatattttcattatttatatttgagtTGTCTAGTTTAATATCAAATGTAATTATTACATACATATGGCATAtagatatatgtattttattatttttgttatatgtaataataccAATTGAATTTATTAATACGATTTTTGATTCGAAcaattataaagaaatattatctCCAGAATTTCATACACATTCTCATATaaagttattaaaaaaatattatgctAAGATTAGTAGTATATATAAGGAATCTTATGGTATTAACAAGAAGATAAAGaagcattttttttttttcaggggtatattatttttaacttTTATATGGGTAATCTTAGGAGGATTACGAAATATgatttataagaaaaattataattatgttatAGCTGATGATAAtacaataaattttaaaaaatatttattatataaaagtaatGAGGGGAAAAATGCAAAcaagatatataataaaaccattttttttttttttcaaaaaaaacatacatgcttcaattattattttaataataatatgaatgaattgtattttacaaataaaaaaaaaactcatCCATTTAAACaattttttaaacaaatatatagtttcttctattttttatgttatataataattcatcaTATTATACTCTTACACAATTTTATCATTCgagaattattaattaatatatgtgcATTAGGTGTAACAACAAATTCTATTGTCGCTGGAATATCCtctgtatattttatttatgattatattattacgTTTATATACTTTCTACACATACCAAAGatacaaatacaaatatataatattgaagAACGCATACTTATTAACTTTACgaattatatgtttaaaaagGAGGAGCTGGAAAAGTTGCAGAGTAATATTGATATACATACCAAGAGATTGTCTTATGATAATAGaaggaatataaaaaatgtcgACCTTAATAAGGAATATGACAAGAGGGTAGTATTAAAAAGGTTGAACGATAAGGTTGACAATCCTGAAAGGGATGACAAAATATATGTTGatgaaaaaatacatatagatgaaaaaatacatatagatgaaaaaatacatatagatGAAAAAGTACATATAGatgaaaaaatacatatagatgaaaaaatacatatagatgacaaaatacaaaataatgatatcaATACTAATCATACAAATCAAAATTATTGTGATGATTCCAAAATCGATGAAGAAGATAGAAATAAAGAGCATacatataacaataattttaaagaagaaaattgtaataatcatcaaaatagtatatataataaaacgtTCCATTTAAATGACACAACAATCGATGAGagacaaaaatataataataatgatgatgatgatgatgatgatgatgatcgAAGAGCATATCCACATAGAATAAAAGAAACAGTAAAAAATGTTTCAGTCCTTCTAAATATAACAAACAAAATTAAGAACATATGTGCCTTAACAAATGCAAGTTTATTAAAAAGTTcagataatgaaaaatatgaaaaggtCAAatctaatattaattatgaaaGGTCCGTACGTATGAATAGTAGTAATAGACGTAGTAGTAAAGGACGTGtttattttccttatattaataattataaaaatagtagaagaaaaaaaggtAATTATAGTGATCATGAATCAACTGTAATTAAttacttttataaaaaaataagtaaaaaTACAATACATAGCTTAAAAAGATCACATAGTTGCCCGGTTCTTATCAAAGAAAGTCCAGcagataataatgaagaaatgaGTAATAACATTCGAGATATTAGAATGAGAAAATATAATTCCTTGTATATTTCACCTTCTTATGATTTCCACTTTTTAGAGATGGACAAATATTTTAAGAGgaaaaattacaaaaggaaaaaaaaaaaatacaaaaagaaaatcaaaaatgtaaaagcgcatgaaaatgttaaaaatgatgaaaatgtaaaaaatgatgaaaatgttaaaaatgatgaaaatgttaaaaatggTAAAAATCGCAAAATAgttaaaaatgatgaagacAAATGTGTGGATTCTCCGTATGGACAAGAAAATATCATGTTAAAAAAATCAGAAGATACAAAAAATCTTATAAAACCTTCAACTAATGAAcacttattttttaaagtaaataaaaatagtgaAGATCAGgatgatacatataataacgAATATAGTGATAGTAATTCAGATAACCAttctaatattattcatagtAATATGGATGATAGTGAAGGTGAATATCATGATcttaataatgaagatagtAGCGATGACAATACTTCTTCTtatgaagaagatgatgaatTTTTAAATCATATGCTTCAAAAAAGTCTAAGTTTTcctgtaaataaatataacaaaaaaaataaaataaataaaaacgaAAATGACCGAttagaagaaaatgataatat contains:
- a CDS encoding protein GPR89, putative, with the protein product MSIRLLCEVIAMLLLHLIFYKVSIYYLLRHLDILNHSNKFNKNIFFITCLICMSIFSLFIFELSSLISNVIITYIWHIDICILLFLLYVIIPIEFINTIFDSNNYKEILSPEFHTHSHIKLLKKYYAKISSIYKESYGINKKIKKHFFFFRGILFLTFIWVILGGLRNMIYKKNYNYVIADDNTINFKKYLLYKSNEGKNANKIYNKTIFFFFQKKHTCFNYYFNNNMNELYFTNKKKTHPFKQFFKQIYSFFYFLCYIIIHHIILLHNFIIRELLINICALGVTTNSIVAGISSVYFIYDYIITFIYFLHIPKIQIQIYNIEERILINFTNYMFKKEELEKLQSNIDIHTKRLSYDNRRNIKNVDLNKEYDKRVVLKRLNDKVDNPERDDKIYVDEKIHIDEKIHIDEKIHIDEKVHIDEKIHIDEKIHIDDKIQNNDINTNHTNQNYCDDSKIDEEDRNKEHTYNNNFKEENCNNHQNSIYNKTFHLNDTTIDERQKYNNNDDDDDDDDDRRAYPHRIKETVKNVSVLLNITNKIKNICALTNASLLKSSDNEKYEKVKSNINYERSVRMNSSNRRSSKGRVYFPYINNYKNSRRKKGNYSDHESTVINYFYKKISKNTIHSLKRSHSCPVLIKESPADNNEEMSNNIRDIRMRKYNSLYISPSYDFHFLEMDKYFKRKNYKRKKKKYKKKIKNVKAHENVKNDENVKNDENVKNDENVKNGKNRKIVKNDEDKCVDSPYGQENIMLKKSEDTKNLIKPSTNEHLFFKVNKNSEDQDDTYNNEYSDSNSDNHSNIIHSNMDDSEGEYHDLNNEDSSDDNTSSYEEDDEFLNHMLQKSLSFPVNKYNKKNKINKNENDRLEENDNMIQVERFEKIYNNINNDDDINNDDDINNDDDINNDDDINNDDDINNDDDINNDDDINNNDDINNNDDINNDDAKNNDDSKNNDDAKNNDDDINNDDGKNDDDNNITSTKNNIHFNEKNIKHCEKSIRFNNQNIIYKESNIHNENFNNDLNKNFLGSKKKSMDEKSLKRELQERTNNINNNNNNNINSSSNNNNNSKNYNSAYDISNGEKRKCENMKNYNKLKKEIEDIVYTNTSMYYSLNAILSRKFEIQENTNCVLGRINVILNSIMFLTVVYKIIMSTLNIIFIRIYIRDPFSKIIEKICLFFNIKYNIAIIYAPYISLIYISYIVAINMKKFLQQIIQISSFFSFYFKLFSNMWILLISELMGLYFVTNSLLLTSYLPVNYNHVMNFVLGNNYDYNIFHLHSDYVFIISSAFTLIICILYMIYFYFF